In a single window of the Jaculus jaculus isolate mJacJac1 chromosome 9, mJacJac1.mat.Y.cur, whole genome shotgun sequence genome:
- the Mboat4 gene encoding ghrelin O-acyltransferase, producing MDWLLLFFLHPVSLYQGAAFPFALLFNSLCLMDSFSTRARYLFLLAGGGALALAALRAYAVLVFVPALCTAVLLSSLGPHQVHRLTFSFQMSWQTLCHLGLHYTEYYLQEPPSVRFCLTLSSLMLLTQRVTSLSLDICEGKVEAASGGVQSRSTLSEHLCKALPYLSYLLSFPALLGGSLCSFQRFQARIQGSSSLCREPSLRALSWRGVQILGLECLKVALGRMVRAGAGLDDCQQLECVYVMWSTAGLFKLTYYSQWILDDCLLQAAGFGSECAQWPGEEGYVPDADIWTLETTHRIALFTRTWNQSTARWLRRLIFQQSRGWPLLQTFAFSAWWHGLHPGQVFGFLCWAVMVEADYLIHTFARVFIRSWPTRLLYRALTWAHTQLIIAYIMLAVELRSPSSLWLLCGSYSSVFPALYCVLLILLAKRKRKRN from the exons ATGGACTGGCTCCTGCTATTCTTCCTCCACCCTGTGTCACTGTATCAAGGGGCAGCTTTTCCTTTTGCACTTCTATTTAATTCTCTCTGCCTCATGGATTCATTTTCCACACGGGCCAG GTATCTCTTTCTTCTGGCTGGAGGCGGGGCGCTGGCCCTGGCGGCCCTGCGGGCCTATGCTGTGCTGGTCTTCGTTCCTGCTCTGTGCACGGCGGTCCTGCTCTCCTCTCTCGGCCCACACCAGGTCCACAGGCTGACTTTCTCCTTCCAGATGAGCTGGCAGACCCTGTGCCACTTGGGTCTTCACTACACCGAGTATTACCTGCAGGAGCCTCCTTCCGTGAG GTTCTGCCTCACTCTTTCTTCCCTCATGCTCTTGACCCAGAGGGTCACATCCCTCTCTCTGGACATCTGTGAGGGGAAGGTGGAGGCGGCATCAGGAGGCGTCCAGAGCAGGAGCACGCTGTCTGAGCACCTGTGTAAGGCTCTGCCCTATTTGAGCTACTTGCTCTCTTTCCCTGCTCTCCTGGGAGGCTCCCTATGTTCCTTCCAGAGATTTCAGGCTCGTATTCAAGGGTCTAGCTCTTTGTGTCGTGAGCCCTCTCTCCGGGCCCTGTCCTGGAGGGGTGTGCAAATTCTTGGACTGGAGTGCCTCAAGGTGGCTCTAGGGAGGATGGTGCGTGCAGGGGCGGGACTGGACGACTGCCAGCAGCTTGAATGCGTCTATGTCATGTGGTCCACCGCTGGGCTCTTCAAACTCACCTACTACTCCCAGTGGATCCTGGACGACTGTCTCCTCCAGGCCGCAGGCTTTGGGTCTGAGTGTGCTCAGTGGCCTGGGGAGGAGGGCTATGTCCCTGACGCAGACATCTGGACTCTGGAGACGACCCACAGGATAGCCCTGTTCACGAGAACGTGGAACCAAAGCACAGCTCGGTGGCTCCGCAGGCTCATCTTCCAGCAAAGCCGGGGGTGGCCGCTGCTGCAGACGTTTGCCTTCTCCGCCTGGTGGCACGGGCTCCACCCGGGGCAGGTGTTTGGCTTCCTTTGCTGGGCTGTTATGGTGGAAGCTGACTACCTGATCCACACCTTTGCCCGCGTGTTCATCAGATCCTGGCCCACGCGGCTGCTCTACAGGGCCCTCACGTGGGCCCACACGCAGCTCATCATCGCCTACATCATGCTGGCCGTGGAGCTGAGGAGCCCCTCCTCCCTCTGGCTGCTGTGCGGTTCTTACAGCAGCGTCTTCCCCGCGCTCTACTGTGTTTTGCTCATCCTCCTAGCGAAGAGGAAGCGCAAACGGAACTGA